Proteins from a genomic interval of Cheilinus undulatus linkage group 15, ASM1832078v1, whole genome shotgun sequence:
- the c1ql2 gene encoding complement C1q-like protein 2, with protein sequence MVLALIIAIPLLVQTSKTDAHYEMMGTCRMICDPYSPKPSATALEVMQDLSAIPSPSFVTSGMRGEPGRPGKPGPRGPPGVPGPPGPRGPPGDRGDTGKSGYPGIGGTARSETGAEPGSIMGGAKIAFYVGLKNPHEGYEVLRFDDVVTNLGNHYDPTTGKFTCQVSGIYYFTYHVLMRGGDGTSMWADLCKNGQVRASAIAQDADQNYDYASNSVVLHLDSGDEIYVKLDGGKAHGGNNNKYSTFSGFLLYPD encoded by the exons ATGGTTCTGGCTCTGATTATCGCGATTCCTCTGCTGGTCCAGACCTCTAAAACGGACGCGCACTACGAGATGATGGGCACGTGCCGGATGATCTGTGACCCGTACAGCCCCAAACCGAGCGCCACGGCTCTGGAGGTCATGCAGGACCTGAGCGCGATCCCGTCCCCCAGTTTTGTCACTTCGGGGATGAGGGGAGAGCCCGGCCGGCCGGGGAAGCCAGGACCGAGGGGCCCACCGGGCGTACCGGGACCGCCGGGACCAAGAGGACCACCGGGAGACCGAGGGGACACCGGGAAGAGTGGGTATCCCGGGATAGGAGGCACGGCGCGCTCGGAGACAGGCGCAGAACCGGGGTCAATCATGGGAGGGGCGAAGATCGCGTTTTACGTGGGTCTGAAGAACCCGCACGAGGGCTACGAGGTGCTTCGGTTTGATGACGTCGTCACGAACCTGGGGAACCACTATGACCCCACCACCGGGAAGTTTACGTGCCAGGTGTCCGGGATTTACTACTTCACCTATCACGTGCTGATGCGCGGAGGGGACGGGACCAGCATGTGGGCTGACCTGTGCAAGAACGGACAG gTCCGAGCCAGCGCCATCGCTCAAGACGCAGACCAGAACTACGACTACGCCAGCAACAGCGTGGTTCTGCACCTGGACTCTGGGGACGAGATCTACGTCAAACTGGACGGAGGGAAGGCGCACGGTGGGAACAACAACAAGTACAGCACGTTCTCCGGGTTCCTTTTATACCCGGACTAA